The following coding sequences lie in one Fimbriimonadaceae bacterium genomic window:
- a CDS encoding ABC transporter permease has translation MAFNPVASIQNWARAYVGNATSVRDYRSQLRGNRAIWLWSSYLIILIIITSTVYSTNVSGSSSIVEIQAELRTFYQVLMGLLGGLVCLIAPAMTATSVVAERQRKSLDLVFSAPVETSYYLMGKMLSCFRYTWILLILSLPVVSVAIVMGGASWGDVLASFAMLSMIGLVFSAIGLLISTLSTNMVSAIIYSYVAVAAYNGLTGIFYSATAFTPFRSTTQEASFTGGMNPFTVGVAAPTHTVLFGSEVPNWIIASVLCLLITKTLVMAAASIMSHFKSRDTVIFRSWSLGFTALFFAIVIGAVDMSVIGGSPTTVYIPGIIIGYIYAISSFFQMPHLMSYGSDADRRYWFDGDFKIKAAFLGTPAGALPFMLMQWLAMIAGTIAGLYFFQSTLPSPFFWLVAFWCLGFNYLWWCVGRWTSELANNLRSARIGVFMSILVVVVLPIPMLSILQMNSYRGDYALWVLYVMYPIMTTTEMAYAGGYAVVMGAIGTVLYSIAVSRRKLKRTNVIQTPPSTPPSIGFEV, from the coding sequence ATGGCGTTCAATCCGGTCGCTTCGATTCAGAACTGGGCACGAGCCTATGTTGGGAATGCGACATCGGTGCGTGACTACCGTTCGCAGCTTCGCGGCAATCGGGCGATATGGCTGTGGTCGAGCTATCTGATTATCCTGATTATTATTACTTCGACCGTTTATTCGACCAACGTTTCGGGCAGCAGCTCTATTGTCGAAATCCAGGCGGAGCTTCGCACGTTTTATCAGGTGCTAATGGGGCTGTTGGGTGGACTGGTTTGCCTCATCGCCCCGGCTATGACGGCGACTTCGGTAGTCGCCGAGCGTCAGCGCAAGTCTCTTGATCTCGTGTTTTCTGCGCCAGTCGAAACAAGCTACTACTTGATGGGCAAGATGCTCAGCTGTTTTCGTTACACGTGGATTCTGCTCATTCTCTCGCTCCCGGTCGTGTCGGTGGCGATCGTTATGGGCGGCGCTTCTTGGGGCGACGTTCTTGCCTCGTTCGCGATGCTCTCGATGATCGGTTTGGTTTTCTCGGCGATTGGGCTGTTGATCTCGACGCTGAGCACCAACATGGTCTCCGCGATCATCTACTCCTATGTTGCGGTTGCTGCGTACAACGGGCTGACGGGGATATTTTATAGCGCGACAGCGTTTACGCCGTTCCGCAGTACGACACAAGAGGCCTCTTTCACTGGTGGCATGAACCCGTTTACGGTGGGTGTAGCCGCACCAACGCATACAGTTTTGTTTGGAAGCGAAGTTCCGAACTGGATCATCGCCTCAGTTTTGTGCCTGCTGATCACGAAGACCCTTGTGATGGCGGCGGCCTCGATCATGAGCCATTTCAAGTCTCGCGACACGGTCATCTTCCGTTCGTGGTCGCTTGGATTTACAGCTCTGTTCTTCGCAATTGTCATCGGTGCGGTTGATATGAGTGTTATAGGCGGCTCTCCTACCACCGTATACATTCCCGGAATCATCATTGGCTACATCTACGCGATCTCTTCCTTCTTTCAAATGCCGCATCTCATGTCTTATGGAAGCGATGCGGACAGGCGATACTGGTTCGATGGCGACTTTAAGATCAAGGCAGCGTTTTTAGGTACTCCTGCGGGAGCGTTGCCCTTTATGCTGATGCAGTGGCTCGCGATGATTGCGGGCACCATAGCCGGCCTTTACTTCTTTCAGTCAACTTTGCCGAGCCCGTTCTTCTGGTTGGTTGCTTTCTGGTGCTTGGGCTTCAACTATCTTTGGTGGTGCGTCGGTCGCTGGACCTCCGAACTCGCGAATAACCTGCGTTCGGCGCGAATAGGCGTCTTCATGTCCATTTTAGTTGTAGTCGTCCTGCCGATTCCCATGCTTTCTATTCTGCAGATGAACTCATACAGAGGCGACTATGCGCTTTGGGTACTGTACGTTATGTATCCGATTATGACGACCACAGAGATGGCCTATGCGGGAGGTTATGCGGTTGTCATGGGCGCCATAGGAACTGTTTTGTACTCAATTGCTGTTTCTCGCCGTAAGCTAAAGAGAACGAATGTAATACAGACTCCACCATCGACGCCTCCGTCGATTGGATTCGAGGTGTAA
- a CDS encoding MoxR family ATPase: MQGQEAAAWFRETFVKVESEVRKAIVGQDEVVTGVLAGMAANGHVLLEGMPGLGKTMLVRSLSSALNLSFSRIQFTPDLMPADVVGTNVLTQSDGGARAFEFRRGPIFAQLILADEINRATPKTQSAMLEAMQERSVTVSGKRYELDEPFLVMATQNPIEQEGTYPLPEAQVDRFFMKLLVPYPTKAELAEIVNRTTGTKEQELSAVASGEDILKMRQIVREIPVAQNVMDFALSMIVATHSGAPEASPLVNRYVRFGSSPRGAQALISASKVYALLDGRFNVSKDDLKKAAKPTLRHRLLLNFEAEADAITADRILEDVVSHIEAKDRDPIKV, translated from the coding sequence ATGCAGGGTCAAGAAGCTGCGGCATGGTTCCGCGAGACGTTCGTCAAGGTTGAGAGCGAGGTTCGCAAGGCGATCGTCGGTCAGGATGAGGTCGTCACCGGCGTGCTCGCCGGAATGGCGGCGAACGGGCACGTCCTCCTCGAAGGCATGCCGGGACTTGGCAAGACGATGCTGGTGCGTTCGCTCTCCAGCGCGCTGAACCTCAGTTTCAGCCGCATCCAGTTCACCCCCGACCTCATGCCCGCCGACGTTGTCGGCACGAACGTGCTCACCCAGAGTGACGGCGGCGCGCGAGCGTTCGAGTTTCGGCGCGGACCGATCTTTGCCCAGCTGATCCTTGCCGACGAGATCAACCGCGCCACGCCGAAAACGCAGTCGGCGATGCTGGAGGCGATGCAGGAGCGGTCGGTGACGGTGAGTGGGAAGCGGTACGAGCTGGACGAGCCGTTCCTCGTGATGGCGACGCAGAACCCGATCGAGCAGGAGGGAACCTATCCACTCCCCGAAGCCCAAGTGGACCGCTTCTTTATGAAGCTCCTCGTGCCTTATCCCACCAAGGCCGAGCTCGCCGAAATCGTGAACCGCACCACCGGCACAAAGGAGCAGGAGCTTTCAGCCGTCGCCAGCGGGGAAGACATACTCAAGATGCGGCAGATCGTGCGTGAGATCCCCGTTGCCCAGAATGTGATGGACTTCGCGCTCAGCATGATCGTGGCGACCCACAGCGGCGCGCCGGAAGCCTCGCCGCTGGTCAATCGCTACGTCCGGTTCGGCTCAAGCCCGCGCGGCGCACAGGCTTTGATCTCTGCCTCCAAGGTTTATGCCCTGCTCGACGGTCGGTTCAACGTCTCCAAGGACGACCTCAAGAAAGCGGCAAAGCCCACGCTGAGACACCGCCTTCTTCTGAACTTCGAGGCCGAAGCCGACGCGATCACCGCCGACCGCATTCTCGAAGACGTCGTGTCGCACATCGAGGCGAAGGACCGCGACCCGATCAAGGTGTAA
- a CDS encoding DUF58 domain-containing protein, which translates to MSSLADLPTFVLESREFRVLEGLHIAPRRTFTGRVRGERLTKRKGISIEFADYRDYTDGDDLRHLDWNVFARLETPVIKTYQDEEDLAVHVLVDCSASMDFGQVHKLRAAVRMGSALAYLGLCGQDAVYPRALGISESPMPALRGRSAFPRFAKWAQSLEPAGQAPLSKTLKDFAGTSARPGVAIVISDALDPEVFSAIRVLGGRGHEVWMIQVLSDEELDPDIEGDLRLLDAEAGSPVEITANSYALEAYKKNLKAHCDQLEQEALRVGGRYALFNSAGSLEDFVKMTLKRHGWVAS; encoded by the coding sequence GTGAGCAGCCTTGCCGACCTGCCGACGTTCGTGCTGGAATCGCGCGAATTTCGCGTGCTGGAAGGCTTGCACATCGCCCCCCGACGCACGTTCACCGGGCGGGTGCGCGGCGAACGGCTGACCAAGCGCAAGGGCATCAGCATCGAATTTGCCGACTACCGCGACTACACCGACGGCGACGACCTGCGCCATCTCGACTGGAACGTCTTTGCCCGCCTGGAAACCCCGGTCATCAAGACGTATCAGGACGAAGAGGACCTTGCCGTGCATGTGCTGGTCGACTGCTCGGCGTCGATGGATTTTGGGCAGGTTCACAAGCTGAGAGCGGCGGTGCGGATGGGCTCGGCTTTGGCCTATCTGGGTCTGTGCGGGCAGGATGCGGTCTATCCCCGCGCGCTCGGAATCTCCGAAAGCCCGATGCCCGCGCTGCGAGGACGTTCGGCATTTCCCCGATTCGCCAAGTGGGCGCAGAGTCTGGAGCCCGCTGGGCAAGCCCCACTCAGCAAAACCCTCAAAGACTTTGCCGGGACGAGCGCGCGGCCTGGCGTTGCCATCGTGATCTCCGACGCGCTCGACCCGGAGGTGTTCTCGGCGATCCGGGTGCTCGGTGGGCGGGGGCACGAAGTCTGGATGATCCAGGTCCTCAGCGACGAGGAGCTTGATCCCGACATCGAAGGCGATCTGCGGCTTTTGGATGCGGAGGCGGGTTCGCCCGTCGAGATCACGGCGAACAGCTATGCGCTGGAGGCCTATAAGAAGAACCTTAAGGCGCACTGCGACCAGCTTGAGCAGGAGGCCCTGCGCGTGGGCGGGCGGTATGCGCTGTTCAACTCGGCAGGCTCGCTGGAAGACTTCGTCAAGATGACGCTCAAGCGTCATGGGTGGGTGGCCTCGTGA
- a CDS encoding BatA and WFA domain-containing protein — protein MSFVSAGALLWMIPLAGIIVALYLLKMRRKDLKVPATFLWPSMVYEIRANALFQKLKFSWLLVLQLLALAAIVFALARPQVRTKGLGGELTVIVLDTSASMSAREGGQTRFEMGRKIAQDIVSSVKMGDRLAIIEAGPTPKIVSPLSEDPAKMQRALNDLNPTDAENDVGEALRLASSIVSQYSGARIVLISDGVFSDIRDFSPGKAQLVFQRVGKSDKNVAIAAFGAGSTSEGTQLFFSLKNYGSLPSLGTLRLFADGEIFNALKVEVPAKGTYGKSVPIPTGAKVLRAELEAEDDLKSDNFAVALSDPDAQLRVLLVSQGDIFLERALSLDPRVILDRAQSLPETETRTQTSYDIIIFDGVPAQEVAARGVICFGSAGAGSPVRRTGTASKPAYQGSEGNHPVMRSVDLRDTYIDKGEKVEPTARGTVVATSDAGPLIVVASQPKRSIYVSFKPMDSDFPLQVAFPIFIANAIDYLIPRGSSGETFVVEAGKPFSIPAVEADQKLTVTTEKGDKTEIAPAGGSYVVRSMEQIGRYTLEVGGKKTTAYAILRSDLKSNIKPQDRVLIGQNAVAAESTTLRLSDFYKPLLLLALLVLAGEWWLFMRRS, from the coding sequence GTGAGCTTTGTCAGCGCAGGGGCGTTGCTGTGGATGATCCCGTTGGCGGGGATCATCGTGGCCCTGTATCTGCTGAAGATGCGGCGCAAAGACCTCAAGGTTCCGGCAACGTTCCTGTGGCCTTCGATGGTCTACGAAATCCGCGCCAATGCCCTCTTTCAAAAGCTGAAATTCTCCTGGCTGCTGGTGCTCCAGCTGCTGGCCCTCGCCGCCATCGTCTTCGCTTTGGCCCGACCGCAGGTCCGCACAAAGGGGCTCGGCGGCGAACTGACCGTGATCGTGCTGGACACGTCGGCGAGCATGTCGGCTAGGGAAGGCGGGCAGACCCGATTTGAGATGGGCCGCAAGATTGCACAGGACATCGTGTCGTCGGTCAAGATGGGCGACCGGCTGGCGATCATCGAAGCCGGGCCGACGCCCAAGATCGTCTCCCCGCTCTCCGAAGACCCAGCCAAGATGCAGCGCGCGCTGAACGACCTGAACCCAACCGACGCCGAGAACGACGTCGGAGAGGCGCTCCGACTGGCCTCGTCCATCGTCAGCCAATACTCCGGCGCAAGGATCGTGCTGATCTCCGACGGCGTGTTCTCCGACATCCGCGACTTCTCCCCTGGCAAGGCCCAGCTTGTGTTTCAGAGGGTCGGAAAGTCGGACAAGAACGTCGCCATCGCCGCATTCGGGGCGGGGAGCACCAGCGAAGGCACCCAGCTTTTCTTCAGCCTCAAGAACTACGGAAGCCTGCCCTCGCTGGGCACGCTGCGACTCTTTGCCGACGGCGAAATCTTCAACGCTCTCAAGGTCGAGGTTCCGGCAAAGGGCACCTACGGCAAGTCGGTTCCGATCCCTACCGGCGCGAAAGTGCTGAGGGCAGAGTTGGAAGCTGAGGACGACCTGAAGTCGGACAACTTTGCCGTGGCCCTCAGCGATCCCGACGCCCAGCTACGCGTGCTTCTGGTGAGCCAGGGCGACATCTTTCTGGAGCGGGCTCTTTCCCTCGATCCCCGCGTGATCCTTGACCGCGCCCAGAGCCTGCCCGAAACCGAAACCCGCACCCAGACCAGCTACGACATCATCATCTTCGACGGCGTGCCTGCGCAAGAGGTCGCCGCGCGGGGCGTGATCTGCTTCGGCAGCGCGGGAGCGGGGTCGCCCGTCCGTCGAACAGGCACGGCGAGCAAGCCCGCCTATCAGGGGAGCGAGGGCAACCATCCGGTGATGCGGTCGGTCGATCTGCGCGACACCTACATCGACAAAGGCGAGAAGGTGGAGCCCACCGCAAGGGGAACGGTGGTGGCGACTTCCGACGCAGGGCCGCTGATCGTCGTCGCTTCCCAGCCCAAGCGCTCGATCTACGTCTCCTTCAAGCCGATGGATTCGGATTTTCCGCTCCAGGTCGCCTTTCCGATCTTCATCGCCAACGCCATCGACTACCTCATCCCGCGCGGATCGTCGGGCGAGACGTTCGTCGTCGAGGCGGGCAAGCCGTTCTCCATCCCCGCCGTCGAAGCCGATCAGAAGCTGACGGTGACCACGGAGAAGGGGGACAAGACGGAGATCGCTCCGGCGGGCGGCTCCTACGTTGTGCGGTCGATGGAGCAGATCGGCAGGTACACGCTGGAGGTGGGGGGCAAGAAGACTACCGCCTACGCCATCCTGCGCAGCGACCTCAAATCGAACATCAAGCCGCAGGATCGGGTGCTGATCGGGCAGAACGCGGTCGCGGCTGAGAGCACAACCCTCCGCCTTTCCGACTTCTACAAGCCGCTGTTGCTCTTGGCCTTGCTGGTGCTGGCGGGCGAGTGGTGGCTGTTTATGAGGAGGAGCTAG